A window of Adhaeribacter arboris genomic DNA:
GGTGGAAGGCTTGGAAGTAATTGATAAAATTGCGAAAGTACCCGTCGACCCAAACGACTTCCCGGTACAGGACATTTTCATGACAGTAGAAGTAGAAGAATAATTTTTAACGATAAAACCGCTTCCTTATCTTAATTACCTACCAGGAATAGGGTTATAGATGTGGTTAAAAGACTATGTATTTTTCAAAAATCTTTCTAACTTTAGACTAAAACCGTATTAAAATTTTACAAACTAACCAGTTATTTTCTTCCTACCTTACTAGTTGAATTTATTATAATTTTTTTAGACTATATTACGTCTAATAACGTATATAAAAAAGTTAAAAAATTTAGATTGTTCTTCTATTTTACTCTTACTTGATAGGCTTCTACTCCGGTAGCAGCTACCTATTGGTTGTTCCTAAATTTACTCTTTAAGCTCCCCGATAATCTGGAATTCTTTTGTGTGGGTTCTGCATTAAGTTTTGGTAATGGTGCGTCTGGTATATCAAATCCTAATAGGTAAAGCGTCTATGCTTTTTTTCACTCAAAACAATATTGAAATTGAATATCACTCTGAAACCGGAATTATAGAAGTAAGATGGATTAAAATATTACAAGAAGAACACTTATGCACCATGTGGGAGGAAATTTTAAAATGTATTGCAAAATACAATATAAACTATCTTCTTTTTGATGCGAGTCATCTGGATTATATTCCATTTTTACACCACGAACGAACAACTCTCATCTTTCAAACCGAACTACCCATTACCCCTCTGAAAAAAATTGCCATTATCCTCTCCGAAAAGGTGCCGAATCTTTTAAAGATTGAAAACTTATTTCGGCGGTATACGCATCTCAATAGCCCAAATTTAGAATTTAAATTATTCCATCATCATTACGAAGCCTTGGACTGGCTTCTGGAATTCACAAAGTATTAGTTAGTAAAATCTGATGCTAATGAAAGTTTATGAATTGATGTGCGGCGTGGGGTGACTAAACTCTATCAATTCAGCGTAGAACTGGAGTTAATATTCTAAACTAACTTTGTTGAAGTACTTAGATTACAAGCTGATTTTTTGTCATTACTAACTGTTGAGCTGGTTCAAAAAACCAACTTATTGGTAAATCGATATTAAGGCTACTACCCATTCTGCCTTTTCCCTCGTTCATTTTTGTTTCAATGTTAGCCTGATTGCGCCGTACTTTTATATCTGTCAGAAAATAGACGAAGCAGGTAAATCCAAAGAAATGACTCTATTTGGTTATGTAGGCCTTTACTCAAAATGGAATGCCCATCTAAATTATTTAAGCAGGTATTTATAACCATTACGTTAAATCTTCAATCATTTTGCCCTTACTTTTTTGATTTTTCCATTTAATTTCTTATAATCATTCTGATAATTAGTATAAATTTACTTTTCGCCTACAGAGTATAGTTTAATTCAAGGGCTTATAAACCTTCGATTTTTCATCTTTTCTGTAACACGACCCACATAAATAAAAAGTTAAATGCTCTATGAAATATAAAATTATTCTGCTAGGTATTCTTTTCCTCTCCACTCTATCTCTTCGGGCCCAGGTAGATGTAGATAGTGCCTTTCGCCATTCCGCCAGCCAAACCAAAGTAATGCTCCAGGAAATTAAAAAAGCCCTGACCACCAAATACCCGGAATTAGTGGTGCCTCGGACCCTACGCCCAAGTGGTGAACTTAAACTTATTCCCTCCCGCGATTGGACCAGCGGTTTCTTTCCGGGAAACTTGTGGTTTTTATACGAATATACCCAAGATCCACAATGGCTAGCCGAAGCCAAAAAGTTTACGGCCGAAATAGAAAATGAAAAATTGGATCTTACTTCTCACGATGTTGGCTTTAAAGTGTATAACAGTTTTGGCGCGGGCTACCGGCTGACTCAGGATACAGCTTATCGTTCCGTCATTATTCAGGGTGCTAAATCGTTAATTACGCGTTTTAATCCTAAAGTGGGTTGTATTCAATCTTGGAAAGCCTGGAACAAGTGGCATTATCCGGTTATTATTGATAATATGATGAACCTGGAACTACTTTTTGCCGCTACCCGCTTAACCGGCGACTCTACTTATTACCAAATTGCCATGAGCCACGCCGACACTACTATGAAGAATCATTTCCGGGCGGATTACAGTTCCTATCACGTGATAGACTACGACCCCATAACCGGAAAAGTACGCAAGAAAAACACGCACCAAGGTTACAGCGATTCTTCGGCTTGGGCCCGGGGGCAATCCTGGGGTTTATATGGCTTTACTATGTGCTACCGCGAAACCAAAAAGCAAAGCTACTTAACGCACGCCGAGAATATAGCTTCCTTTCTTTTAAAAAATCCGCGTTTACCATCGGATATGGTGCCTTACTGGGACTATGATGCCCCGCTAATTCCTAATGAACCGCGTGATGCCTCGGCGGCGGCCGTAATGGCCTCTGCCTTGTATGAACTTAGTACCTATAGCAAGAACAAAAAAATTTACCGGGCTGCCGCCGATAAAATAGTAAATAGTCTGGCTAGTTTGTATGCTTCGCCGGTGGGGCAAAACCGGGGTTTTATTTTATTGCACAGTACCGGCCATAAACCCGGTAATTCAGAAGTGGATGTACCTTTAATTTACGCGGATTATTATTACTTGGAAGCCTTGATACGCAAAAATGAAACAAACTTACCTCCCCGTTTAAATGCTATTAGTAACAAGTCCGTTATTAAAGGCCGAAAACTAAGATTTACCGTTTCCGCTACCGATGGTAATCCGAATCAAATTCAAAACTATTCTTTAATTAATGCCCCGGCAGGAGCTAATATCAATTCCGCCACCGGTGTTTTCAACTGGACTCCCCAACAAACCGGAACGTATACTTTCTTTGTAAAAACTACTGATAGCGGCTCGCCTGTTTTAACCAGTCAAAAGCGGGTAACGGTAACCGTTACCCCGGTGCCTTACTTTTCTTTGCAGGTAACCGTTAACGGTTCCGGAACAGTTACCCAAGAGCCTTTACAAGATAGCTACGCTTATGGCACGAAGGTGGCTTTAGCGGCCATTCCCGCGGAAGGTTATACATTTAACGGCTGGAGCGGGGACGTAAATAGTAAAAATCCAACCTTGCCTTTGGTCATGACGGGCGATAAGCAAGTTACCGCCAATTTTGTTTTACAAACCACCCAAGACCTTGTTAAATTAAATCTCATTAACACTGAAAACAAGGAAATAATAACTACTCTCACGGAAGGCATGGTCTTAAACGTAGCTGCTTTGCCTACAAAAAATTTAAACATTGAGGCTGTAATAAATCCATCCACCGTAAAGAGCGTTACTTTTGAGCTTTCCGGCGAGGAAAGCCATACCTTAACCGAGTCGAAAGCCCCTTACTTGTTGTTCGGCGATGCGGAGGGTAAACCCAACGCCTGGACTCCGGCCGAAGGAAAATACACTTTAAAAGCTACTCCCTATTCCGAAGCCAACGGGAAAGGTCCAGCCGGAGAATCAATGACTCTTCATTTTTCGGTAATTAATAAGTCATTAACCGATTCCGAAAGGCAGGCAACCCTTAGAGAGCAGCTAACTAATAGTACGTTACATGTAAAAGCGTATCCTAATCCTACTCACGATGGTCATTTAACGGTTTCTTTACCAACTAAATTACAGGGTAATTTTTCTTATATTCTATTTTCGGCGGTGGGAAGCAAATTAACCAGCGGTGAAATCAACGCTACCCAATCTACTAGGGCAAAGTTCGATTTTTCCCGCCAAATGTCGGCCGCAGGTATTTATTATTTACGCTTAGAGAATGCTACCTCTAAAGAGTGGGTTAAATTGATTAAGTATTAGACAGATTAAAATGAATCGATAATAATTCAGGTAGCTATCTTGTAGCTACCCGATTGTTTAATTCTTTTTATCAGCCGTGCTCTCGGTTTATAGTAACTCAAAAGCGTATTAGGTATTTTGTAGGATAATTTCAATTTAATTTTGCCTGAGTTTTCTGCTTTCCTAAGGAAATAGAATACTTTTGTATTGTATTAACCTTGCTTGATGGTTGCAGAAAAATCCGGCGGTAAAATCATATCCCTTTATCCTTCCCTTTCGCCCGAAGAGAAGGTGGAATGGCTATTCCGGAAATATTACGCCAGTTTATGCCGAAGCTTGTACCGCACCTTACGCGATGCCAACTTTGCCGAAGATATTGTGCAGGAA
This region includes:
- a CDS encoding InlB B-repeat-containing protein — protein: MKYKIILLGILFLSTLSLRAQVDVDSAFRHSASQTKVMLQEIKKALTTKYPELVVPRTLRPSGELKLIPSRDWTSGFFPGNLWFLYEYTQDPQWLAEAKKFTAEIENEKLDLTSHDVGFKVYNSFGAGYRLTQDTAYRSVIIQGAKSLITRFNPKVGCIQSWKAWNKWHYPVIIDNMMNLELLFAATRLTGDSTYYQIAMSHADTTMKNHFRADYSSYHVIDYDPITGKVRKKNTHQGYSDSSAWARGQSWGLYGFTMCYRETKKQSYLTHAENIASFLLKNPRLPSDMVPYWDYDAPLIPNEPRDASAAAVMASALYELSTYSKNKKIYRAAADKIVNSLASLYASPVGQNRGFILLHSTGHKPGNSEVDVPLIYADYYYLEALIRKNETNLPPRLNAISNKSVIKGRKLRFTVSATDGNPNQIQNYSLINAPAGANINSATGVFNWTPQQTGTYTFFVKTTDSGSPVLTSQKRVTVTVTPVPYFSLQVTVNGSGTVTQEPLQDSYAYGTKVALAAIPAEGYTFNGWSGDVNSKNPTLPLVMTGDKQVTANFVLQTTQDLVKLNLINTENKEIITTLTEGMVLNVAALPTKNLNIEAVINPSTVKSVTFELSGEESHTLTESKAPYLLFGDAEGKPNAWTPAEGKYTLKATPYSEANGKGPAGESMTLHFSVINKSLTDSERQATLREQLTNSTLHVKAYPNPTHDGHLTVSLPTKLQGNFSYILFSAVGSKLTSGEINATQSTRAKFDFSRQMSAAGIYYLRLENATSKEWVKLIKY